In Thermodesulfovibrionales bacterium, the following proteins share a genomic window:
- a CDS encoding transposase has protein sequence MATAGKADATGKNNMSTIYHVFTKSIEGYRIFRTAADYERMRELLNFYRIENPPAKYSLFHASKNKDRFFTKYSISRNPLVKIIAYCLMPTHLHLILSEEKKKGISFYIARILNSYTRYFNTRYGRKGPLFRADSKRFWLTLMNNYII, from the coding sequence ATGAGCACAATCTATCATGTATTTACGAAGAGTATTGAGGGATACAGGATTTTTAGAACCGCTGCTGATTATGAAAGGATGAGAGAACTTCTGAATTTTTACAGGATAGAAAATCCGCCTGCTAAGTATTCTCTCTTTCATGCGTCAAAAAATAAGGATAGATTTTTTACGAAGTACTCCATTTCACGGAATCCCCTGGTCAAAATAATAGCCTACTGTCTTATGCCCACCCATCTTCACTTAATATTAAGCGAGGAAAAGAAGAAGGGAATTTCTTTCTACATTGCCAGGATTTTAAACAGTTATACAAGGTACTTCAACACAAGATACGGGCGTAAAGGTCCCCTCTTTAGAGCAGATTCAAAAAGGTTCTGGTTAACACTGATGAACAATTATATCATTTAA
- a CDS encoding NADP-dependent isocitrate dehydrogenase, whose product MKIKVKNPIVEMDGDEMARVIWKMIKENLILPYLDIELKYFDLGILSRDETEDRITAEAAEAIKLYGVGVKCATITPNADRVKEFNLKKAWPSPNATIRAILDGTVFRKPITVKNIPPLVKTWKRPIIIGRHAYGDIYKSAESFIEKSAKVELKISYDDGSEESIPVHRFSGSGIVMAIHNTDSSIRSFARACINYAIDQKVDIWFGAKDTISKTYHGRFRDIFSEEIDARKTELEEAGIHYRYMLIDDAVAQVLKSEGGILWACMNYDGDVMSDMIATGFGSLGMMTSVLVSPDGKFEYEAAHGTVVRHYRQYLKGEPTSTNPVASIFAWSGALRKRGELDKTDELIKFAEALEKAVTNTIESGVMTKDLITLAEPKVERYALTEEFIDAVKKELDKSLFSTSQV is encoded by the coding sequence ATGAAAATAAAGGTAAAAAACCCGATTGTCGAGATGGATGGAGACGAGATGGCAAGGGTTATATGGAAGATGATAAAGGAAAATCTGATTCTCCCCTATCTTGATATTGAGCTTAAATATTTTGACCTCGGAATCCTTAGCAGGGATGAAACAGAAGACAGGATTACGGCGGAGGCTGCAGAGGCGATAAAGCTCTACGGTGTTGGTGTAAAATGTGCCACAATAACACCAAATGCAGATCGGGTTAAAGAATTCAATCTTAAAAAGGCATGGCCCAGTCCGAATGCCACAATAAGGGCAATACTTGATGGAACGGTCTTCAGAAAACCAATTACAGTTAAAAACATCCCTCCCCTGGTGAAAACATGGAAAAGACCCATAATTATTGGAAGGCATGCCTACGGAGACATATATAAATCAGCAGAGTCATTCATAGAAAAAAGCGCAAAGGTTGAATTAAAAATCTCCTATGATGACGGCTCAGAAGAGAGCATACCTGTCCACAGATTCAGTGGCTCTGGAATTGTCATGGCAATTCACAACACAGACAGCTCAATAAGGAGTTTTGCAAGAGCCTGCATAAACTATGCAATTGACCAGAAGGTTGACATATGGTTTGGGGCAAAGGACACCATTTCAAAAACCTATCATGGAAGGTTCAGGGACATTTTCAGTGAAGAGATAGATGCAAGAAAAACAGAACTTGAAGAGGCTGGCATTCATTATCGCTACATGCTTATTGATGACGCAGTTGCTCAGGTCCTTAAATCAGAAGGCGGGATACTCTGGGCATGCATGAATTATGATGGAGATGTGATGAGCGACATGATTGCCACAGGTTTTGGAAGCCTTGGCATGATGACCTCAGTGCTCGTAAGCCCTGATGGAAAATTTGAATACGAGGCTGCCCATGGCACAGTTGTCAGACATTACAGACAGTATCTTAAAGGAGAACCGACATCAACAAATCCTGTAGCATCCATATTTGCCTGGTCAGGAGCTCTAAGAAAAAGAGGAGAACTTGATAAAACAGATGAACTAATTAAATTTGCAGAGGCTCTTGAAAAGGCAGTAACCAATACCATAGAGTCAGGCGTAATGACAAAAGACCTCATAACACTTGCAGAACCAAAGGTTGAAAGATACGCCCTCACAGAGGAATTTATCGATGCCGTAAAGAAAGAACTGGATAAAAGCCTTTTTTCCACCTCGCAGGTGTAA
- a CDS encoding DUF2283 domain-containing protein: MAEALKKETVEEILKATHSLLRFPQRRMWIDYDEEADVLYISFKRPQKATDSEMTDDGILLRYKENELVGITVLDASKR, encoded by the coding sequence ATGGCAGAAGCCTTAAAGAAAGAGACAGTAGAAGAGATTTTAAAGGCAACTCATTCCCTGTTAAGATTTCCTCAGAGAAGGATGTGGATTGATTATGATGAGGAGGCGGATGTGCTTTATATAAGCTTTAAAAGACCCCAGAAGGCTACAGATTCAGAAATGACAGATGATGGAATACTTTTAAGGTATAAAGAAAATGAACTGGTTGGAATAACTGTCCTTGATGCCTCTAAAAGATAA
- the cysS gene encoding cysteine--tRNA ligase, whose amino-acid sequence MRVFNTLTGRKEEFIPLDDKKVRMYVCGVTVYDYCHVGHARSAVVFDVIRRYLRYRGYDVTFVRNFTDIDDKIIKRAKEEGIPWDEVARKYTEEFYRDMDALGVERADIEPKATEYINEMIEVIKILIEKGHAYVVDGDVYFSVSSFPEYGKLSKRDRSSMLAGARVEVDERKKDPMDFALWKASKPGEPSWPSPWGPGRPGWHIECSAMSMKNLGATFDIHGGGADLIFPHHENEIAQSEAYTGKPLAKYWIHNGFITVDKEKMSKSLGNFFTIREVLNKYDPEVLRFFLLSTHYRSPVEFSEDSLKEAVNSLERFYNTMERVQEFLELKREDSDRDYPEFEEAIKRFKDSFKDAMDDDFNTALAIGHIFEFIKELNRFIDRSPEGRKSVELIKKAVEEIKEIGHVLNIFQKTPRQWYLAMARMKGIDVTEDYINERIRLRAEARRLKDFKTADAIRKELEEKGIILEDKRDKTEWKIRL is encoded by the coding sequence ATGAGAGTATTCAATACCCTTACAGGAAGGAAAGAAGAATTTATTCCCCTTGATGATAAGAAGGTGAGGATGTATGTCTGTGGAGTCACTGTTTATGATTACTGCCATGTGGGCCATGCAAGGAGTGCAGTAGTGTTTGATGTTATAAGAAGGTATCTCAGGTACAGAGGTTATGATGTTACCTTCGTAAGAAATTTTACAGATATTGATGACAAGATTATAAAGAGGGCAAAGGAGGAGGGCATTCCCTGGGATGAGGTAGCAAGAAAATATACAGAGGAGTTTTACAGAGATATGGATGCCCTCGGTGTGGAGAGGGCAGATATTGAGCCAAAGGCTACAGAGTATATAAATGAGATGATAGAAGTCATTAAAATCCTTATTGAGAAGGGACATGCCTATGTGGTTGATGGTGATGTTTATTTCTCTGTGTCATCCTTTCCAGAATATGGAAAACTCTCAAAGCGTGATCGTTCAAGCATGCTTGCTGGAGCCCGTGTGGAGGTGGATGAGAGAAAGAAGGATCCCATGGATTTTGCGCTCTGGAAAGCATCAAAACCAGGAGAGCCATCATGGCCGAGTCCATGGGGTCCTGGAAGGCCAGGCTGGCATATAGAATGTAGTGCCATGTCTATGAAGAATCTCGGTGCCACCTTTGATATCCATGGTGGAGGTGCAGACCTGATATTTCCTCATCATGAAAATGAGATAGCCCAGTCTGAGGCTTATACAGGAAAGCCACTTGCAAAATACTGGATTCACAATGGCTTTATTACAGTGGATAAGGAGAAGATGTCAAAATCCCTTGGAAATTTCTTTACAATCAGGGAGGTATTGAATAAATATGATCCTGAAGTTTTGAGATTCTTTCTTCTCTCAACCCATTACAGAAGCCCTGTGGAGTTTTCAGAGGATTCCTTAAAAGAGGCTGTTAATTCCCTTGAGAGATTTTATAATACCATGGAAAGGGTTCAGGAATTTCTTGAGCTTAAGAGGGAAGATAGTGATAGGGATTATCCAGAATTTGAAGAGGCAATCAAGAGATTTAAGGATAGTTTTAAAGATGCAATGGATGATGACTTTAATACAGCCCTTGCTATCGGCCATATTTTTGAATTTATAAAGGAGCTTAACAGATTCATAGACAGATCTCCTGAGGGAAGAAAGTCAGTTGAGCTAATAAAAAAAGCAGTTGAGGAGATAAAGGAAATCGGGCATGTTCTTAATATCTTCCAGAAAACCCCGAGACAGTGGTATCTAGCCATGGCACGTATGAAGGGAATAGATGTTACAGAGGACTATATAAATGAAAGGATAAGGCTCAGGGCTGAGGCAAGAAGGCTTAAGGATTTTAAGACCGCTGACGCAATAAGAAAGGAGCTCGAAGAAAAAGGTATTATTTTAGAGGATAAACGTGACAAAACAGAGTGGAAGATCAGACTATGA
- a CDS encoding DUF1992 domain-containing protein, whose product MYFLKRIAEERIREAMERGDFDNLPNKGKPLNLDDDSLIPEDLRMAYRILKNTGYLPPELELKKEIVSLKDLINTIDDDEKRLKKIRELNFKLMKLSIMLKRPVNLDDYEDRLFERNLGK is encoded by the coding sequence ATGTATTTTTTAAAGAGGATAGCTGAGGAGCGCATCCGTGAGGCAATGGAGCGAGGTGATTTTGATAACCTTCCCAATAAAGGAAAACCTCTCAATCTTGATGATGACTCACTCATCCCTGAAGACCTGAGGATGGCTTACAGGATTCTGAAAAACACAGGCTATCTTCCTCCTGAGTTAGAACTGAAAAAGGAGATAGTTTCTTTAAAGGATCTCATAAATACCATTGATGATGACGAAAAGAGGCTCAAGAAAATACGGGAATTGAACTTTAAATTAATGAAACTGAGTATTATGCTTAAGAGACCTGTTAATCTTGATGATTACGAGGATAGACTTTTTGAAAGAAACTTGGGTAAGTAG